The Actinocorallia herbida DNA window CGGGCGCAGGCCCGGCGAGCTGTCGGGCGGCCAGCGGCAGCGGGTCGCGATCGCGCGGGCGCTCGCGCCCGGCCCCGCGCTGCTGGTCTGCGACGAGCCGGTGTCCGCGCTCGACGCGACGGTCCAGGCCCGGGTCCTCGACCTGCTCGCCGAGCTGCGCCGCGACCTCGGCCTCACCTATCTGTTCATCTCGCACGACCTCGCCGTGGTCCGGCAGGTCTGCGACCGGGTCGCGGTGATGCGGGAGGGCCGGATCGTCGAATCCGGGCTCGCCGACCGCGTGTTCACCGCACCGAAGCACCCCTACACGCGGGAACTGCTCGCCGCCGTCCCCGGCGGCCGGGCCCGCGACGATCTCATGAAGGACGTGACATGGAGCTAGGGCTCATCACCTTCGGCAGCCTGCTGCCCGACCCGCACACCGGTGCCACCGCGAGCCAGCACGCGCGGATCGAGGACGTGATCCGCGGCGGGCGCGACGCCGAGGAGTTCGGCTTCTCCTGGTACGCCGTCGGCGAGCACCACTTCGGGGACCGGGACGTCATCTCCTCCCCCGCCCTGGTGCTGGCCGCCCTCGCCCGGGAGACCTCCACGATCCGGCTGGCGACCGGCACCACGCTGGTCGCCAACCGCGACCCGGTGCTCGTCGCCGAGGACTACGCCACGCTCGACCTCCTGTCGGGCGGGCGGCTGGAGATCGTCGCGGGCGGCTCGTTCTTCCCCGAGCCCTACCGGGTGTTCGGCCAGGAGCCGGAGAGCAAGGCCGCCCGCAAGCGCGAGAACGTCGAACTGCTGCTGCGGCTGTGGACCGAGGAGCGCGTCACCTGGTCGGGGAGCTTCCGGCCGCCGCTGGAGGACGTCCGGCTCCAGCCGCGGCTCTTCCAGGACCGCCCGCCGCTGTGGATGAGCGGCGGCACCGGCCTCGAGTCGGTGGAGCTCGCCGCCGAGCACGGCCTGCCGCTGATCCTCGGCACGACCGCGCGGCCCGCCGCCGACTTCGTCCCGGTCTTCGACGCCTACCGGGATCGGGCCCGCGAACGCGGCGGAGCTCCTGGACGGCTCGGCGCGGCGAGCCACGTGTTCGTCGCCGAGACCTCCCAGCGAGCCCGCGCGGTGTGGCGGGAGTACGTCGAGGCCTACGTGAACGTGCCGGGCTCGCCGGTGCGCGACTTCGACTTCGACGCCTACGTCGGCCCGGACGGCCCCGCCCTGTGCGGCTCCCCCGACGAGGTCGTCGACCGGCTCGGCCGGCTCCGCGAGCAGTGGGGCCACGACCTCCACCTTCTCGCGGTCGACATCGGCGGCCTCCCCTACGACCTCGTGCGCGACACCGCCGAACTGCTCGGCGACCAGGTGCTGCCGCAGGTGCGGGGGCTGGCGCGTGCTTGACGCCGACGTCCGCGAACTCGCCCAGGCCAGGACCCTCGCGATCCTCACGACCCTGATGCCCGACGGCGGGCCGCAGAGCAGCGCGGTCTGGCCGCACGCCGACGCCGAGCACCTGCTGGTCACCACCGGCACCGCGCGGCGCAAGTACCGCAACGTCGCGGCGGACCCGCGGGTGGCGCTGCTCCTGCTCGACGGCGTCGACCCGCGCCGCTACATCGAGGTCCGCGGCCGGGTCGTCGACCTGGTGACCGGTGAGGCCGCGCTCGCCGTGGCCCGCACCGCCTTCACCAAGTGGACGGGCTCCGACGTCGTCCGGCCGACCGACGGCGAACGCGTGCTGCTGCGCATCCTCCCCGACCGCGTGTACCGGAAGGACTGACCTTGCCCGAGCTGCCCCCTGTCGTCGCGGCCGACGACCCGATCGTCTCCGCCGGACGCCTCGCCGACGTGCGCTGGTACCTGGACGGGAGCGACGGCCATGCCGCCTACCTCGCCGGGCACATCCCCGGCGCGGTCTGGGTCGACCTCGACACCGTCCTCGCAGGCCCGCCCACCGAGGCGGGCGGCAGGCACCCGCTGCCCTCCCCCGAGGCGTTCGCCGAGTCCCTCGGCGCGCTCGGGTTCGACGACCGGACGCCCGTCATCGCCTACGACGACGCGGGCGGCGGCTACGCGGCCCGTCTCGTCTGGCTGCTGCGGCGCATCGGGGCGCCCGCCGCGCTCCTCGACGGCGGCCTCGCCGCTTGGCCGGGCGCCCTCGCCACCGGCGAGGAGACCCTCGCGCCCGCCGTCCGGACCGCCGTGCCCTGGCCCCGGTCGGCGCTGCGCGACGCCGACGAGGTGGCCGAGGCCGTCCGGACCGGGAGCGCCGTCGTCCTGGACGCGCGCGCCGCCGACCGCTACTCGGGCGCGGCGGTCCTGCCCTCGGACGCGCGGTCCGGGCACATCCCGGGCGCGCGGAACGCGCCGTGGGCCGCCAACCTCGACGAGGACGGGCGCTTCCACGCCCCGGACGTCCTGCGGTCCCGCTTCGACGCGGCCGGGATCGCGGCGGACACCGACGTCATCGTCTACTGCGGCAGCGGCGTCACCGCCTGCCACGACCTGCTGGCGCTGGAACGCGCCGGCCTCACCTCCACCGCGCTCTACCCCGGTTCGTGGTCGGCCTGGTCGGCCGACCTGAGCCGTGCCGTCACCACGTCCACCGATTCCACGCAGGGGGAACCATGAGCTCCATCCTCGGGCAGCGGCTCGTCTTCGGCGCGGGCGGCGCCGTCGCCGGCCTGACCGCCGCCGCGACCCTCGACCTCGCCCGCAGCGCCGACGAACTCGGCTTCGACCTGTTCACGCTGAGCGACCACCTGCACAGCACCAGGCCCACGGTCGAGCCGCTGACCGCGCTCGCCGCCATCGCGGCGCGCACCGAGCGGATCGAGATCGGCACGAACGTCCTCGGCCTGCCCTACCGGAACCCCGCCGTGCTCGCCAAGACCGCCGAGACCCTCGACGCGATCTCCGGGGGACGCTTCGTCCTCGGCCTCGGCGGCGGCGGTTTCGACGAGGAGTTCACCGCCTTCGGCCTCACCGAGCGCACCCCCGGCGGCAAGATCGACGCCCAGCGCGAGGCCGTCGGGATCATGCGCGACCTGTGGGCGGGCGGCCCCGGCGACCTGGACGGCGCCCACTTCACCGTGCGCGGCGCCCGCATCGACCCGCTGCCCGCCCACCCGATCCCGATCTGGCTGGGCTCGTACGGCCCCCGCGCCTTGGCCCTCACCGGCGAACTCGCCGACGGCTGGCTGCCCTCGATGGGCCGGATCGGCCTCACCGAAGCCGTGGCCCGCCGTGCCCGCGTCCACGCCGCCGCCGAGAAGGCGGGCCGCGACCCCTCCGCCCTCACCTGCGCGACCAATCTCCTGGTCCGCGTCGACCCGTCCCGCACCCCCACCCCGGAACTCGTCGCGGGGACGCCCCGCGCCGTCGCCGGCCAGCTGATCGAGATCGCCAGGGCGGGCTTCACCGCCCAGCTCCTCAGCCTCCCCACGGTCGCCGACCAGGAACTCGTCGCCAAGGAGGTCCTGCCCCGCGTCCGCGATCATCTGGCCTGAGCCGTCCCCGCCCTCCGCCCGGCGGCGGAGGGCGGGGAAAGCACGCAGCCCTTCTCCTCGACGAGGGGCGCGAGGAGAAGGGCTGCGGGAGGAGCGGAGGCGTCAGGCCTTGGCGACGCCCTGGGTGGCGAGGGTCTCGCGGGCTTCGGCGACGATCTTGCGCTCGATGAAGAAGGCGAGGAAGGGGATGAGGCCGGCGGAGACCATGACGGCCATCTTCTTGAGGGGCCACCCGGCCTTGCTGTAGAGGTCGAACGAGATGGCCAGGTAGACCATGTACAGGAAGCCGTGGATCGGGGAGATGATCCCGGACGGGCCTGGGTTGTCCCAGATGTAGCGCAGCGGCACGGCCACGAAGCACAGCAGGAGCAGCATGATGCCGACGAGGGTCGCGAGCACGCGATACCGGGTGATGGCCGCTTCCACAGGGTTTCCCTTCTAGCGCCGGTTCTGCGCGGCGAGCCGGGCGAGGCGACGGTTGTAGGCCGCCAGCTCGGGGTTCTCCGCTTCGGCTTCCTTGATCAGTTGAGCTTCGGTGAGGACACGGACGGGGACGGCGGGGGCTGCATTGGGGTCCACCGGGGGGGCCTTGGCCGCCTTGAGCTCGTCGCGGATCATCTTGATCCACATGACGATGACGAATCCCGCGAACACGGGCCACTCGAAGGTGTAGCCCCAGCTTCGCGCGTTGCCCGCCTGCGCCCGCTCGAACTGCCACCAACCGAACGCCAGGAACGCGAAGAACAGCACGATCGCGATGAGGTGGATGCCCAGCCAGCCGGGTGTGAAGAACCGTTTCACGTCCCTGACACTACCGCCGCTCCGGCGCGATCAGTCCCCGCCCCCGCCGTGGACGTCCAGGAGGCCGCGCACCGCCGTCTTCCAGGGGTAACGCTCGGCTTGCGCGCGGGCGGCGGCCCGCCTTTGGGCTGCGGGGACGGCGAGCAGCCGGGCGACCGCGGCGGCGAAGGCCGCGCCGTGGGCGGGCACCGCCTCCCCCGCGCCGGGGGCCATCAGCTCCGGGGTCGCGCCGGAGTCTGCGCACACCACGGGGGTGCCGCAGGCGAGGGCCTCCAGCACGGCGAGGCCGAAGGACTCCACCGGGCAGGTGGCGAGCGCCACATCGGCGGTCGCCAGGAGCCGTGCCACCTCCGCGCGCACGCCGAGGTGCCCGTGGAACTCCACGGGCAGCCCCTTCGACGCGCGGCGCATCGCCGGGCCGAGGGCGCCGTCGCCGATCACGTCGAGCCGCGCGTCATGGCCCTGGGCGAGCAGTTCCCGCAGGGCCGCCAGCGCCAGCCCCGGGTGCTTCTCCTTGGACAGCCGCCCGAGGAGCACGAGGCGGACCCCTTCATGCGGGGGTGTGGGCCGGGGCCGGAAGGTGTCCAGGTCGACGCCGAGCGGGACCAGCGCGACGGACGGGGCGCCGATCCTGCGGAACTCGGCGGCGGAGAACTCCGAGGTGGCCACGACGGTGTCGAAGGCTCCGGCGAGCCTTCTGTTCCAGAGGTCGGCCCCCTTGTCGAGGGCCACCCAGGACGGGACGCGGGGGGCGAGGATCGCGTCGAGCCTCTCGTGCGAGAACAGCACGGAGCGGATCCCCCTCCGACGCGCCCACCGGCCCGCGACGGTGAGGGTCGCCTTGTCGGAGACCTCCACGGAATCGGGCCCGATCTCCGCGAGGGCGCGCAGGACGGGGCGCGGGTCCAGGACGAGCCGGTAGCCGGGCGCCACGGACGGCCCGGGCACGGTGATCACGGTGCCGGACTCGGTCTCCCGGCGGCTCCTCCCGGGCCCCGGCAGCACGAGGAACCTTTCGTGCCCCGCCTTGGCGTATCCCCTGCCGAGTTCGTCCACGGCGGTGCGCAGCCCTCCGGAGACGGGACTGTAGAGGTTGGCGAGCTGGACGATCCTCATGCGATGAGCGCGCGGTAGGTGACGGGCCGCGCTCCGGCCCTCAGGGCGGTGTCTATCGCCGTCAGGGCCGCCTCGCGCAGGCCGGGGCGGTCGAGGTCGGCGGGGTGCAGGGCGATCCGCAGCGACCTGCCGGAGGACGCGAGGGCGCGGGCCGCGCGGACCATGAGCGCCGCGCCCGCCCGTTCCCCCGTGCCGCCGGGGCGGTGGGACAGCGCGGGGACGCGCAGGACGCGGCGGCGGTGCAGGTCGTGCACCCCGGTCTGGCTGGTCCAGTAGCCGAATCCGAGCCGGGCGAGGGCGTCGCGGGTGCCGGGCGAGGCGAGCCAGCCGGGCGGGGTGAACCCGTCGACGCGCAGGCCCGCCGTCTCCATGATCGCCAGCCCCGCGGTGAGGCGGCGGCGCGCCTCCCCGGCGTCGAGCGCGCAGAACTCGCCCGCACCGCGCGCCAGCACGGTGTTGGCCCACTGACGCAAAGGGGCGCCGCCTGGTACCCGGGTGTGGGTGAGGCCGTGCAGGGAGATCTCGTGCCTCCCGTCCAGCGCGCGCAGGCGGCCGGCGAATTCCGGGTCGGTAGCCAGGCCGCGTCCTCCCGCGAACGGTCCGGGGATGACGAGCAGGCTCGCCGGGACACCGCGCGCTTCGAGGTCGGTGAGCCAGGTCTCGGTGGCGGCCGCGGTCGCGGGCGCCACGTCGTGGACGGAGACGACCAGCCGCGCCTCACGCGACGGCACGGTCGGCCCCCGTCCCGTAGATGACCTCGCTGTAGTGACCGAGGAGCCTGTCGCAGACGGCCTCCCAGGTGTTGGCGCGGACCGAGTTGCGGGCCGCGCGGCCCATCCGCTCCCGGGTGGGGGCGTCTGCGGCGAGGGAGGCGACCGCCGCGCGCAGGGCCATCCCGTCGGACGGCTTGAACAGCAGCCCGTTGACGCCGGGGCGGACCAGGTCGAGCGGTCCGCCCGCGGCCGGTGCGACGGCGGGGAGCCCGGACGCCAGGGCTTCCTGGAGCGCCTGACAGAAGGTCTCGTTCGCCCCGGTGTGCACGAAGATGTCCAGGCAGGCCAGCAGCCGGGCGAGGTCGGGGCCGCTCTGGAACCCTGTGAAGACCGCCTCCGGCAGCAGCTTCCGCAGGCTCTCCTCCGCGGGGCCGTCCCCGATGACGACGACGCGCACGCCGGGCAGTCCGTCCAGCGCGGAGAGGAGTTCCACCTGCTTCTCCGGCGCGAGGCGGCCCATGTAGCCGACGAGGATCTCGCCGTT harbors:
- a CDS encoding LLM class flavin-dependent oxidoreductase, with the protein product MELGLITFGSLLPDPHTGATASQHARIEDVIRGGRDAEEFGFSWYAVGEHHFGDRDVISSPALVLAALARETSTIRLATGTTLVANRDPVLVAEDYATLDLLSGGRLEIVAGGSFFPEPYRVFGQEPESKAARKRENVELLLRLWTEERVTWSGSFRPPLEDVRLQPRLFQDRPPLWMSGGTGLESVELAAEHGLPLILGTTARPAADFVPVFDAYRDRARERGGAPGRLGAASHVFVAETSQRARAVWREYVEAYVNVPGSPVRDFDFDAYVGPDGPALCGSPDEVVDRLGRLREQWGHDLHLLAVDIGGLPYDLVRDTAELLGDQVLPQVRGLARA
- a CDS encoding TIGR03618 family F420-dependent PPOX class oxidoreductase, which codes for MLDADVRELAQARTLAILTTLMPDGGPQSSAVWPHADAEHLLVTTGTARRKYRNVAADPRVALLLLDGVDPRRYIEVRGRVVDLVTGEAALAVARTAFTKWTGSDVVRPTDGERVLLRILPDRVYRKD
- a CDS encoding sulfurtransferase produces the protein MPELPPVVAADDPIVSAGRLADVRWYLDGSDGHAAYLAGHIPGAVWVDLDTVLAGPPTEAGGRHPLPSPEAFAESLGALGFDDRTPVIAYDDAGGGYAARLVWLLRRIGAPAALLDGGLAAWPGALATGEETLAPAVRTAVPWPRSALRDADEVAEAVRTGSAVVLDARAADRYSGAAVLPSDARSGHIPGARNAPWAANLDEDGRFHAPDVLRSRFDAAGIAADTDVIVYCGSGVTACHDLLALERAGLTSTALYPGSWSAWSADLSRAVTTSTDSTQGEP
- a CDS encoding LLM class flavin-dependent oxidoreductase, whose protein sequence is MSSILGQRLVFGAGGAVAGLTAAATLDLARSADELGFDLFTLSDHLHSTRPTVEPLTALAAIAARTERIEIGTNVLGLPYRNPAVLAKTAETLDAISGGRFVLGLGGGGFDEEFTAFGLTERTPGGKIDAQREAVGIMRDLWAGGPGDLDGAHFTVRGARIDPLPAHPIPIWLGSYGPRALALTGELADGWLPSMGRIGLTEAVARRARVHAAAEKAGRDPSALTCATNLLVRVDPSRTPTPELVAGTPRAVAGQLIEIARAGFTAQLLSLPTVADQELVAKEVLPRVRDHLA
- a CDS encoding DUF3817 domain-containing protein, which codes for MEAAITRYRVLATLVGIMLLLLCFVAVPLRYIWDNPGPSGIISPIHGFLYMVYLAISFDLYSKAGWPLKKMAVMVSAGLIPFLAFFIERKIVAEARETLATQGVAKA
- a CDS encoding glycosyltransferase, which translates into the protein MRIVQLANLYSPVSGGLRTAVDELGRGYAKAGHERFLVLPGPGRSRRETESGTVITVPGPSVAPGYRLVLDPRPVLRALAEIGPDSVEVSDKATLTVAGRWARRRGIRSVLFSHERLDAILAPRVPSWVALDKGADLWNRRLAGAFDTVVATSEFSAAEFRRIGAPSVALVPLGVDLDTFRPRPTPPHEGVRLVLLGRLSKEKHPGLALAALRELLAQGHDARLDVIGDGALGPAMRRASKGLPVEFHGHLGVRAEVARLLATADVALATCPVESFGLAVLEALACGTPVVCADSGATPELMAPGAGEAVPAHGAAFAAAVARLLAVPAAQRRAAARAQAERYPWKTAVRGLLDVHGGGGD
- a CDS encoding DUF2334 domain-containing protein: MPSREARLVVSVHDVAPATAAATETWLTDLEARGVPASLLVIPGPFAGGRGLATDPEFAGRLRALDGRHEISLHGLTHTRVPGGAPLRQWANTVLARGAGEFCALDAGEARRRLTAGLAIMETAGLRVDGFTPPGWLASPGTRDALARLGFGYWTSQTGVHDLHRRRVLRVPALSHRPGGTGERAGAALMVRAARALASSGRSLRIALHPADLDRPGLREAALTAIDTALRAGARPVTYRALIA
- a CDS encoding glycosyltransferase family 4 protein, which codes for MTNSVCRVLEHLDARGHEALLVAPAPGPDSYAGTPVELVPGLSLPVYKSFVVGIPGRRVEHALRAFQPDVVHLASPVVLGAAGATAAKRLGIPSVAVFQTDIAGFFRGYGFRGTDAVLWSWLRHVHAKADRTLAPSRPTLQELEERDFPRLALWGRGVDQDGFHPDHRCADTRAALAPNGEILVGYMGRLAPEKQVELLSALDGLPGVRVVVIGDGPAEESLRKLLPEAVFTGFQSGPDLARLLACLDIFVHTGANETFCQALQEALASGLPAVAPAAGGPLDLVRPGVNGLLFKPSDGMALRAAVASLAADAPTRERMGRAARNSVRANTWEAVCDRLLGHYSEVIYGTGADRAVA